The genome window GGGTCAACGCGGCGATCGGGGTGGCCGCCGGCGCCGGCAGCTTCCGCCTCGCCGCCGTCGCGGCCCTCACCACGCTCATCGTGCTGCGCCTGCTGCTGCCCGTCGAACGCGTCGTCGAGCGCCACCACGACCGGCGCGAGATGCCGCCGGGGACGGAGTAGACGCCGCAGAAACCGCGGAAGCGCCTTACCGCCGCCGGACCTTCCTGTTGCCTCTGGGCGGCTCGAGCGGGAGGGCCGGCTTCCCTGCGCGCTCCCACGCGCCGGCAATGACGGCCGCCACGCCGCTGATTGCGGCCGACAGCTGCTTCTCCAGGATCGGACGCGTGCCGGCGTACATCTGCGCGAAGTACCCGTCGTCGTACTCGTCGCGCCCCCGCACCGCTCGCCGATCGACCGCGAGGATCTGCTCGACCGCGGGGAACCCGTCGGTCAGCGTATCGAAGATGAACTCGCGCGGGTCTGTCACCGGGGGCATCGCCCGTGGCGCAGGCGTGAGCCGCGGCAGATTGCGAAGCACGAGCTGCGATTCGAAGCGCGAATGAATACCCCACTGCTTCGTGAGCTGGCCGTCATAGTTGAGCGCGGCGTGAAACGGCACGTGCGCGTCGGCCACGTAATGCGCGATCACCGCCGAGAAGAACTTCACGTCCTCGGGGCCGTAACCGGGGTCGGGGCGCGCGGCGGTCTCGAATCCCTTCACGAGCTTGTCGAACATCTCCGCGGTCCGCCAGGGCAGCGTTCCGTTCTTCGTCACGAACTCGACACCGAATTTCTTCACCGCCTCGTCGTAGTCGTGCGGCAGCGCGGTGAACGGATGCGGGCCGTACGCGTCCATGTCCACGAAGTGCCGCGGCGGCTCCTCGACGAACCCCGCGTTGCGCCACAGGTCCGGGTCGATCGAGTGCTCGACGATCATCTGCCGGTGCTTCTCGTAGAACGGCCGGATCTCAACGGGCAGGAGCGCGATGGCGCGGCCGGCGATGAGCCGGTGCACGTCCAGCCCCCACGCGCGCATCGGCGCCGGTGCGCACACGAGCGCCGCCGCCAGGGTAGCCATCACGAATCGTCGCATGCCAACATGGTAGCCGATGCCCCGGCTCGGCGCTCACCTGTCCACTCGAAACACCGAAGGACGATGAGCGGGAGCGAAGGCGATCGACGCGGGCGCCGCTCGAGATCGATCCGTACGACGCGATGAACCTCGCGACGCTGCGATCGCTGATCGCCTAGGATTCCTGCGTGTTCCGCGCGTTCTGCGGTAAGAGCTCCTTCTCCCCGAAGATCTCCGCCTGGAACCTGAAGATCTCCGCGCCGTGCTTCCAGGCGTCTGCCGGCAGCCCGGCCT of Acidobacteriota bacterium contains these proteins:
- a CDS encoding zinc dependent phospholipase C family protein, giving the protein MATLAAALVCAPAPMRAWGLDVHRLIAGRAIALLPVEIRPFYEKHRQMIVEHSIDPDLWRNAGFVEEPPRHFVDMDAYGPHPFTALPHDYDEAVKKFGVEFVTKNGTLPWRTAEMFDKLVKGFETAARPDPGYGPEDVKFFSAVIAHYVADAHVPFHAALNYDGQLTKQWGIHSRFESQLVLRNLPRLTPAPRAMPPVTDPREFIFDTLTDGFPAVEQILAVDRRAVRGRDEYDDGYFAQMYAGTRPILEKQLSAAISGVAAVIAGAWERAGKPALPLEPPRGNRKVRRR